A region from the Rhinoderma darwinii isolate aRhiDar2 chromosome 2, aRhiDar2.hap1, whole genome shotgun sequence genome encodes:
- the LAMTOR5 gene encoding ragulator complex protein LAMTOR5, whose translation MEAALEQHLEETMKIPSIVGILCTDSQGLNLGCCGSLSDEHAGVISILPQQAARLTTDPTDVPVVCLESDSGTIMIQKHDRLTIAVHKMTS comes from the exons ATGGAGGCGGCTCTGGAGCAGCATCTAGAGGAAAC GATGAAAATTCCTTCTATTGTTGGAATCTTGTGCACAGATTCACAGGGACTTAACTTGGGGT GCTGTGGAAGTCTGTCTGATGAGCATGCGGGTGTCATCTCTATACTCCCTCAACAGGCAGCTAGGCTTACAACGGACCCCACCGATGTGCCTGTTGTATGCCTGGAATCGGACAGCGG AACTATTATGATTCAGAAGCATGACCGCTTGACTATAGCCGTTCACAAAATGACTTCCTAA